From a single Arachis hypogaea cultivar Tifrunner chromosome 3, arahy.Tifrunner.gnm2.J5K5, whole genome shotgun sequence genomic region:
- the LOC112790200 gene encoding uncharacterized protein isoform X1: MRGMGYQSFGSPQRPKGATMKFTLKVILVLVVCAWLVYQIMHSMNKTGNYGGQTQHVLGYGAVLFGRKGLDERALPGLRNVNSVEDKGSSNGRDDDNTEQESVNWTNGGNEVEHELESQHTEPSSRNGHNGSSLEESGKIFIERKLDHKDHVIDKYQNILIEGVATSNKKGGGEEELKETPNADSDFLAKENDKDTRTQESVVEGAMDDVLSFHDENGVPPDGNETKTVAHEDNMSKVSKGIRLGKINANKVTFGEDKGVEVSLEGQENNAAAVEEFNSQAFTHGDISGIKDRPEIERGDGKVL; this comes from the exons ATGAGAG GAATGGGTTATCAGTCTTTTGGAAGCCCTCAGAGACCAAAAGGGGCTACCATGAAGTTTACATTGAAGGTGATACTAGTTTTGGTTGTGTGTGCCTGGTTGGTATATCAAATCATGCATTCCATGAATAAGACAGGGAACTACGGCGGTCAAACACAGCATGTTTTAGGATATGGAGCTGTATTGTTCGGGCGCAAAGGGCTGGACGAAAGAGCTCTTCCCGGTCTGCGAAATGTAAATTCTGTAGAAGATAAAGGGTCAAGTAATGGCAGAGATGATGATAATACTGAACAAGAATCTGTCAATTGGACAAATGGAGGAAATGAAGTGGAACATGAATTAGAAAGTCAACATACGGAACCATCATCCAGGAATGGACACAATGGTTCTTCTCTTGAAGAATCTGGAAAGATTTTCATAGAAAGGAAGTTGGACCATAAAGACCATGTCATTGACAAGTACCAAAATATACTGATAGAAGGTGTTGCTACAAGTAATAAGaagggaggaggagaagaagaactcAAGGAAACTCCAAATGCTGATTCAGATTTCTTGGCAAAGGAAAATGACAAAGACACCAGGACGCAGGAAAGCGTGGTTGAGGGGGCTATGGATGATGTCTTAAGCTTCCATGATGAAAACGGTGTCCCTCCTGATGGTAATGAAACTAAAACAGTAGCTCATGAAGATAACATGtcaaaagttagcaagggaatcAGGCTAGGAAAAATTAATGCCAATAAAGTTACATTTGGAGAAGATAAGGGGGTTGAAGTGAGTCTGGAAGGACAAGAGAATAATGCTGCAGCAGTTGAAGAATTTAACTCTCAAGCCTTTACTCATGGTGATATTTCAGGCATCAAGGACCGACcagaaatagaaagaggagatGGTAAAGTTTTATGA
- the LOC112776003 gene encoding protein unc-13 homolog, with protein sequence MEENLPSPFTNVVPNLSESELRETAYEILLAACRSSGPNAGDRNAVVQRSPTWKKTVGLKTMSSRSTRSGARGELMRVQMRVSELTDTIIRRALLRVGAAGQLGGRMVSMVMPLELIQHVRRSDFPSQQEYEAWLRRNLKVLEAGILLHPHLPLVETHTDDMVHLKRMISASIEKPMDLGNNNELVQALRSVVMSLASRSSDCSVPETFHWADGFPINLKIYQTLIEACFDNKEETCVIEEVDEVIELIKKTWVVLGMNQMLHNICFSWVLFHKYVSTGQQVDNDLLFASSNLLAEAEKDLKSMEDPFLSNTLRSTLGLMLSWSEKRLLAYHDTFYIGNIGTMQSVVSLAVSSANILMEDTSLNKQNRISKEAEVSCTRVENYIRSSLFAVFSQKLEKLDPSKYISEKQNKALHGLSILAQDVSELASYEKAMFSPILKRWHPLAAGVAVATLHLCYGNELKQYVRSITELTPDAVEVLLAADKLEKHLVQIAVEDSIDSEDGGISIIREMHPYGAEAIISMLVKSWINTKVDRLQELINTNLQQEEWKPRAKKESIALSAVEVLRMIDDTLEEFFLLPIPTHAVLLPELITGLDNSLQQYIFKAKSGCGNRNTFIPTLPPLTRCSRGSKFHVIFKRKEKPQLKQSRNSQVDTKKHESSLELPQLFVRINTLQRMSMELKVLQRRTMTRLRSFAFIEEDDAKAVFNFKLSTAASIEGVNQLSETIAYKIIFHDLCHVLWNGLYVGEVSATRIEPFLEELEQYLETVSSTVQDRAKRLVTTKVMEAAFEGFLLVLLAGGPSRSFSLEDSAMIEEDFKCLTDMFWSNGNGLPTEVIEQLSTTVKDVLPLLSMDTEHLIQQLGFSMEMCGPLGKSQLQPLPATTGQWSPTEPSTLLRVLCYRHHDTASKFLKKNYNLPTKI encoded by the exons ATGGAAGAAAACCTTCCTTCCCCTTTCACTAACGTTGTTCCCAACTTATCGGAATCCGAGCTTCGGGAAACTGCCTACGAGATTCTGCTGGCAGCATGCCGGAGCTCAGGGCCAAACGCAGGGGATAGGAATGCGGTGGTGCAGAGGTCTCCGACATGGAAGAAGACGGTGGGTCTGAAAACAATGTCGTCAAGGAGTACGCGGTCAGGGGCAAGGGGAGAGTTAATGAGAGTGCAGATGAGAGTTTCAGAGCTCACTGACACCATAATCAGGCGAGCCTTACTCAGAGTTGGTGCTGCAGGCCAG CTTGGAGGACGCATGGTGTCTATGGTTATGCCGCTTGAGCTAATCCAACATGTTAGGCGTTCAGATTTTCCTAGTCAACAAGAATATGAGGCTTGGCTAAGGAGAAATTTGAAGGTTCTTGAAGCAGGAATCCTCTTGCACCCTCACTTGCCGTTGGTTGAGACACACACTGATGATATGGTGCACCTTAAGCGTATGATCAGTGCAAGTATTGAGAAGCCAATGGATCTTGGAAACAACAATGAATTAGTGCAAGCTCTCCGGAGTGTGGTTATGTCTCTTGCTTCCAGGTCATCTGATTGTTCTGTTCCCGAGACATTCCACTGGGCTGATGGCTTTCCTATAAACCTTAAGATCTACCAAACTCTAATAGAAGCATGTTTTGATAACAAAGAAGAAACCTGTGTGATAGAAGAAGTTGATGAAGTCATAGAGCTCATTAAGAAGACATGGGTTGTGCTTGGAATGAACCAGATGCTGCATAATATCTGTTTTTCCTGGGTTTTGTTTCATAAGTATGTTTCCACTGGCCAGCAAGTGGATAATGATTTGTTGTTTGCCTCGAGTAATCTATTGGCAGAAGCTGAGAAAGATCTTAAGTCCATGGAGGATCCTTTTCTCTCAAACACCTTGAGGTCCACACTGGGTTTGATGTTAAGTTGGTCAGAAAAAAGGCTCCTTGCTTACCATGATACTTTTTACATTGGTAATATTGGGACAATGCAAAGTGTCGTTTCTCTAGCTGTATCATCAGCAAATATATTGATGGAAGATACTTCTCTCAATAAGCAAAATAGGATTAGTAAAGAAGCAGAAGTTTCTTGCACCAGAGTTGAAAATTACATCAGATCATCACTGTTTGCTGTTTTCTCTCAG aAATTGGAGAAACTAGACCCCAGCAAGTATATATCCGAAAAACAGAATAAAGCCCTTCATGGTCTTTCTATCCTTGCACAAGATGTCAGTGAACTAGCTTCTTATGAGAAGGCAATGTTTAGTCCAATACTAAAGAGGTGGCATCCACTTGCAGCTGGTGTTGCTGTGGCTACCCTTCATTTGTGTTATGGGAATGAGTTGAAGCAATATGTGAGGAGTATAACAGAGTTGACACCTGATGCTGTAGAAGTGTTGTTGGCTGCTGACAAATTGGAGAAACATTTGGTACAGATAGCTGTTGAAGATTCAATTGACAGTGAAGATGGAGGGATATCCATTATAAGGGAGATGCACCCTTATGGGGCTGAAGCTATAATTTCCATGCTGGTCAAGTCATGGATAAATACCAAAGTGGATAGATTGCAGGAATTGATTAACACAAATCTGCAACAAGAG GAATGGAAGCCTCgtgcaaagaaagaaagcatTGCTCTTTCCGCTGTTGAAGTCCTACGAATGATAGATGACACTCTGGAAGAGTTCTTTCTGCTGCCTATACCAACGCATGCAGTATTGCTTCCAGAATTAATCACTGGTCTTGACAACTCTCTGCAACAATACATTTTCAAGGCCAAATCTGGATGTg GGAACCGCAATACTTTCATTCCAACTTTGCCACCTTTGACTCGGTGTTCTAGAGGGTCAAAATTTCATGTTAtattcaagagaaaagaaaagccaCAATTGAAACAGAGTAGGAATTCACAGGTTGATACTAAAAAGCACGAAAGCTCATTGGAGCTACCCCAGCTTTTTGTTCGCATCAATACCCTGCAACGCATGTCAATGGAATTGAAGGTTTTGCAGAGGAGGACAATGACTCGTTTACGGAGTTTCGCTTTCATTGAAGAGGATGATGCTAAGGCGGTATTCAATTTCAAGCTTTCTACGGCTGCTTCTATTGAAGGTGTCAACCAGCTCTCCGAGACCATAGCATACAAAATCATTTTCCATGATCTGTGTCATGTTCTTTGGAACGGCCTTTACGTTGGTGAAGTTTCAGCAACAAGGATTGAACCTTTTCTTGAGGAACTTGAGCAGTACTTGGAGACTGTATCATCAACAGTGCAAGACAGAGCCAAAAGGCTTGTGACTACCAAGGTAATGGAGGCTGCTTTTGAAGGGTTCTTGTTGGTTTTGTTAGCCGGTGGTCCATCACGTAGTTTCTCCCTTGAAGATTCTGCTATGATAGAGGAAGACTTCAAGTGTCTAACTGATATGTTCTGGTCCAATGGGAATGGTTTACCTACTGAGGTGATAGAACAACTTTCCACTACCGTCAAAGATGTGCTTCCACTGCTTAGCATGGATACTGAGCACTTGATTCAGCAACTTGGTTTCAGTATGGAAATGTGTGGACCTTTGGGCAAGTCTCAGCTCCAACCATTGCCTGCAACAACTGGTCAATGGAGTCCTACTGAACCAAGCACGCTATTGCGAGTTTTGTGTTATCGACACCATGACACAGCTTCCAAGTTCCTCAAAAAGAATTACAACTTGCCAACCAAAATCTAA
- the LOC112790200 gene encoding uncharacterized protein isoform X2, translating into MGYQSFGSPQRPKGATMKFTLKVILVLVVCAWLVYQIMHSMNKTGNYGGQTQHVLGYGAVLFGRKGLDERALPGLRNVNSVEDKGSSNGRDDDNTEQESVNWTNGGNEVEHELESQHTEPSSRNGHNGSSLEESGKIFIERKLDHKDHVIDKYQNILIEGVATSNKKGGGEEELKETPNADSDFLAKENDKDTRTQESVVEGAMDDVLSFHDENGVPPDGNETKTVAHEDNMSKVSKGIRLGKINANKVTFGEDKGVEVSLEGQENNAAAVEEFNSQAFTHGDISGIKDRPEIERGDGKVL; encoded by the coding sequence ATGGGTTATCAGTCTTTTGGAAGCCCTCAGAGACCAAAAGGGGCTACCATGAAGTTTACATTGAAGGTGATACTAGTTTTGGTTGTGTGTGCCTGGTTGGTATATCAAATCATGCATTCCATGAATAAGACAGGGAACTACGGCGGTCAAACACAGCATGTTTTAGGATATGGAGCTGTATTGTTCGGGCGCAAAGGGCTGGACGAAAGAGCTCTTCCCGGTCTGCGAAATGTAAATTCTGTAGAAGATAAAGGGTCAAGTAATGGCAGAGATGATGATAATACTGAACAAGAATCTGTCAATTGGACAAATGGAGGAAATGAAGTGGAACATGAATTAGAAAGTCAACATACGGAACCATCATCCAGGAATGGACACAATGGTTCTTCTCTTGAAGAATCTGGAAAGATTTTCATAGAAAGGAAGTTGGACCATAAAGACCATGTCATTGACAAGTACCAAAATATACTGATAGAAGGTGTTGCTACAAGTAATAAGaagggaggaggagaagaagaactcAAGGAAACTCCAAATGCTGATTCAGATTTCTTGGCAAAGGAAAATGACAAAGACACCAGGACGCAGGAAAGCGTGGTTGAGGGGGCTATGGATGATGTCTTAAGCTTCCATGATGAAAACGGTGTCCCTCCTGATGGTAATGAAACTAAAACAGTAGCTCATGAAGATAACATGtcaaaagttagcaagggaatcAGGCTAGGAAAAATTAATGCCAATAAAGTTACATTTGGAGAAGATAAGGGGGTTGAAGTGAGTCTGGAAGGACAAGAGAATAATGCTGCAGCAGTTGAAGAATTTAACTCTCAAGCCTTTACTCATGGTGATATTTCAGGCATCAAGGACCGACcagaaatagaaagaggagatGGTAAAGTTTTATGA